One genomic segment of bacterium includes these proteins:
- a CDS encoding 3-isopropylmalate dehydrogenase encodes MGSSKRKYRIAVIPGDGIGEEIIREGLKVVEAASERYGFTLDTETYDFGGERYLKTGETLPESAINELKQFDSIFLGAVGHPDVAPGILEKEILLKIRFELDQYINLRPIKLYPGVWHPLKNKEPKDIDYIVVRENTEGAYSGIGGSVKKGTDDEIATQLDVNTKKGVERCIRYAFEYARKRNRAKNLTVVDKANVLTYAGDLWRRTAGEIKKEFTDIKLDFAFVDATCMWMIKNPEWFDVVVTNNMFGDIITDLGAMTQGGLGIAAGGNINPNGVSMFEPIHGSAPKYTGKNVACPIATISAGGMMLEILGEEEAALMVEKAIVKATGEKHIKSLEAGKMGMGTNEVGDLISKFVKEIKD; translated from the coding sequence ATGGGTAGCTCAAAAAGAAAATATCGAATAGCAGTTATACCTGGCGATGGAATTGGTGAAGAAATAATTAGAGAAGGTTTAAAAGTGGTTGAAGCAGCTTCTGAAAGATATGGTTTTACTCTCGATACAGAAACATACGACTTTGGTGGAGAAAGATACCTTAAAACAGGTGAAACATTGCCTGAATCTGCTATAAATGAATTAAAACAGTTTGATTCTATATTCCTTGGAGCTGTTGGGCATCCTGATGTTGCTCCCGGAATTTTAGAAAAAGAAATTTTGTTGAAGATCAGATTTGAACTTGACCAGTATATTAACCTCAGACCAATAAAACTTTACCCAGGCGTTTGGCATCCTCTAAAAAATAAAGAACCAAAAGATATAGATTATATTGTTGTAAGAGAAAACACTGAAGGCGCATATAGCGGTATTGGAGGAAGTGTAAAGAAAGGTACTGACGATGAGATTGCTACTCAATTAGATGTTAATACAAAAAAAGGGGTCGAGAGATGTATCAGATACGCCTTTGAGTACGCAAGAAAAAGAAATCGTGCTAAAAATCTTACAGTTGTAGATAAAGCCAATGTTTTAACTTACGCAGGCGACCTCTGGAGAAGAACTGCAGGAGAAATAAAAAAAGAATTTACTGATATAAAACTTGATTTTGCTTTTGTTGATGCGACCTGTATGTGGATGATTAAAAATCCAGAATGGTTTGATGTAGTTGTTACAAACAATATGTTTGGCGATATCATTACCGACCTTGGTGCAATGACTCAAGGCGGGCTTGGTATTGCCGCCGGCGGTAACATCAACCCTAACGGTGTTAGTATGTTTGAACCGATCCACGGCTCTGCACCAAAATATACAGGAAAAAATGTGGCATGTCCCATAGCAACTATTTCTGCTGGCGGGATGATGCTTGAAATACTTGGTGAGGAAGAAGCAGCCCTTATGGTAGAAAAAGCGATTGTAAAAGCAACTGGAGAAAAACATATTAAGAGTCTTGAGGCTGGCAAAATGGGTATGGGAACCAATGAAGTCGGTGACTTGATTTCCAAATTTGTAAAAGAAATTAAAGATTAA
- the leuC gene encoding 3-isopropylmalate dehydratase large subunit: MAMTISEKIIANHSGKDMVEPGEFVESKVDIVLANDITAPLAIEEFHKFGAKNLFCPEKIVLVPDHFTPCKDIRSAEMVKILREFSKEYGAKFYELGEVGIEHALLPEKGLTLPGDLIVGADSHTCTYGAVGAFSTGMGSTDIAGAMVTGTVWLKVPPTLKFHYYGKRNKYVGGKDLILYTIGKIGVDGAAYKSMEFTGEVIDNLPMDDRFTICNMAIEAGAKNGIIPPDDITQNFVTSVTSETRLPFITSDTNAEYEQIISIDVSKIEPQVAAPHLPSNSKNVMFYKNTNIDQAVIGSCTNGRISDLRRAASIFNGQTVDSNVRCIIIPATPKIYKQAVKEGLISIFLEAGCIISPPTCGPCLGGHMGVIGKGEVAIATTNRNFIGRMGHIESYVYLSGPEVAAASAIKGQISHPDEI, encoded by the coding sequence ATATAACTGCTCCTCTTGCTATTGAAGAGTTCCATAAGTTTGGTGCTAAAAATCTCTTCTGTCCAGAAAAGATAGTTCTTGTTCCAGACCATTTCACTCCTTGTAAAGATATTAGAAGCGCTGAAATGGTTAAGATACTTAGGGAATTTTCAAAAGAGTATGGAGCAAAATTTTACGAACTTGGAGAAGTAGGCATAGAACACGCTCTTTTACCAGAGAAAGGGCTAACCCTACCGGGAGATTTAATTGTTGGAGCAGACAGTCATACCTGCACCTATGGTGCGGTTGGTGCGTTTTCTACCGGAATGGGAAGCACTGATATTGCTGGTGCTATGGTTACTGGTACAGTATGGCTTAAAGTTCCCCCTACCCTCAAATTTCATTATTACGGTAAAAGAAATAAATATGTTGGAGGAAAAGACTTAATTTTATATACTATCGGAAAAATTGGAGTTGACGGAGCTGCATACAAATCTATGGAGTTTACTGGCGAAGTTATTGACAACTTACCTATGGACGATAGATTTACAATTTGTAATATGGCAATTGAAGCTGGCGCTAAAAATGGTATTATTCCTCCAGACGACATAACACAAAATTTTGTTACAAGCGTTACCTCAGAAACAAGGTTACCTTTTATTACAAGCGATACCAACGCTGAATACGAACAAATCATTAGTATCGATGTATCAAAAATTGAACCTCAAGTTGCAGCCCCACACCTGCCAAGCAATTCTAAGAATGTAATGTTTTATAAAAACACTAATATTGACCAAGCAGTTATAGGTTCTTGCACAAATGGTCGTATAAGCGACCTAAGAAGAGCCGCTTCTATATTTAACGGTCAAACTGTTGATTCTAATGTAAGATGTATTATCATTCCAGCCACTCCCAAAATATACAAACAAGCTGTTAAAGAAGGTCTCATATCTATTTTTCTGGAAGCAGGTTGTATAATCAGCCCACCCACCTGTGGTCCTTGTCTCGGTGGACATATGGGAGTTATTGGTAAAGGAGAAGTAGCTATTGCAACCACAAATAGAAATTTTATAGGACGAATGGGGCATATTGAAAGTTACGTTTATCTTTCTGGACCAGAAGTTGCGGCTGCTTCAGCTATTAAAGGACAAATATCTCACCCTGATGAAATCTAA
- a CDS encoding 3-isopropylmalate dehydratase small subunit, translating into MKVIGKVWKFGEHINTDDIIAAKYLDTTDGKELASHCMETFGANFHKKVSHNDVIVAGENFGCGSSREHAPVAIKNCNISAVIAKSFARIFLRNAINIGLPVIELPESKEINESDELEIDFDNGVIRNLTNKKEYKFNKYPEFLQEIIKTGGLMRWVAQKENIE; encoded by the coding sequence ATGAAAGTAATAGGAAAAGTCTGGAAATTTGGAGAACATATTAACACTGATGATATTATAGCAGCAAAATATCTTGACACAACAGATGGAAAAGAACTTGCATCTCATTGTATGGAAACATTTGGTGCAAATTTTCATAAAAAAGTATCTCATAATGATGTAATAGTAGCTGGTGAAAATTTTGGGTGCGGCTCAAGTAGAGAACACGCTCCTGTTGCAATAAAAAACTGTAACATCTCTGCTGTAATAGCAAAAAGTTTTGCTCGAATTTTTTTAAGAAACGCCATTAATATTGGTTTACCAGTTATAGAATTACCTGAATCAAAAGAAATAAATGAAAGCGATGAACTTGAAATAGATTTTGATAACGGAGTGATTAGAAACCTTACAAACAAAAAAGAATACAAGTTTAACAAATATCCTGAATTTTTACAGGAAATCATAAAAACAGGAGGGTTGATGAGATGGGTAGCTCAAAAAGAAAATATCGAATAG